In Rattus rattus isolate New Zealand chromosome 3, Rrattus_CSIRO_v1, whole genome shotgun sequence, one genomic interval encodes:
- the Ctsk gene encoding cathepsin K, whose protein sequence is MWVFKFLLLPVVSFALYPEETLDTQWELWKKTHRKQYNSKVDEISRRLIWEKNLKKISVHNLEASLGAHTYELAMNHLGDMTSEEVVQKMTGLRVPPSRSFSNDTLYTPEWEGRVPDSIDYRKKGYVTPVKNQGQCGSCWAFSSAGALEGQLKKKTGKLLALSPQNLVDCVSENYGCGGGYMTTAFQYVQQNGGIDSEDAYPYVGQDESCMYNATAKAAKCRGYREIPVGNEKALKRAVARVGPVSVSIDASLTSFQFYSRGVYYDENCDRDNVNHAMLVVGYGTQKGHKYWIIKNSWGESWGNKGYVLLARNKNNACGITNLASFPKM, encoded by the exons ATGTGGGTGTTCAAGTTTCTGCTGCTACCCGTGGTGAGCTTTGCTCTATACCCGGAGGAAACGCTGGACACCCAGTGGGAGCTGTGGAAGAAGACCCACAGGAAGCAGTACAACAGCAAG GTGGATGAAATCTCTCGGCGTTTAATTTGGGAAAAAAACCTGAAGAAAATTTCTGTCCATAATCTTGAGGCCTCTCTTGGTGCCCATACGTATGAGCTGGCCATGAATCACCTGGGAGATATG ACCAGCGAAGAAGTGGTTCAGAAGATGACTGGACTCAGAGTGCCACCTTCGAGATCCTTCAGTAATGACACTCTCTATACCCCAGAGTGGGAAGGCAGAGTCCCAGACTCCATCGACTATCGAAAGAAAGGCTATGTTACTCCAGTCAAAAACCAG GGCCAGTGTGGTTCCTGTTGGGCTTTCAGCTCTGCGGGTGCCCTGGAGGGCCAACTCAAGAAGAAAACTGGCAAACTCTTAGCTCTGAGTCCCCAGAATCTCGTGGACTGTGTGTCTGAGAACTATGGCTGTGGAGGCGGCTATATGACCACTGCCTTCCAATATGTGCAGCAGAATGGAGGCATTGACTCTGAAGACGCTTACCCGTATGTGGGGCAG gATGAAAGTTGTATGTATAACGCCACGGCAAAGGCAGCTAAGtgcagagggtacagagagatcCCTGTGGGGAACGAGAAAGCCCTGAAGAGAGCAGTGGCTCGGGTAGGACCCGTCTCTGTGTCCATCGATGCAAGCTTGACCTCTTTCCAATTTTACAGCAGAG GTGTGTACTATGACGAAAACTGCGACCGTGATAATGTGAACCATGCCATGTTGGTGGTGGGCTATGGCACCCAGAAGGGACATAAGTACTGGATAATTAAAAACAG